One genomic segment of Methanocorpusculum sp. includes these proteins:
- a CDS encoding YigZ family protein, protein MAAREVAAVRLDEKKSKFYAHLYEIESVDDVLEVREIHEKLYKKAAHHCYAVVCGNYSDSRADGEVGSPGRALAEILERHGLTSHILIISRLFGGIKLGPAGVSRAFREAGNGVVTEYLERRKAL, encoded by the coding sequence ATGGCGGCCCGTGAGGTAGCAGCCGTACGACTGGATGAGAAGAAATCCAAGTTTTACGCTCACCTTTACGAGATCGAATCAGTGGATGATGTTCTCGAAGTTCGGGAGATCCACGAAAAACTCTATAAAAAAGCGGCCCATCACTGTTACGCGGTCGTCTGCGGGAATTATTCGGACAGCCGGGCGGACGGCGAAGTAGGCTCTCCTGGGCGTGCACTTGCCGAGATCCTCGAAAGGCACGGTCTTACGAGTCATATTCTGATCATCTCCCGGCTCTTCGGCGGGATCAAGCTTGGACCTGCGGGAGTTTCCCGGGCTTTTCGCGAGGCGGGAAACGGTGTCGTCACCGAGTATCTGGAGAGAAGAAAGGCATTATAA
- a CDS encoding DUF5591 domain-containing protein, whose product MRPPEDPQDLTDPPFYLPQFEEAYQYIINEYYVAPRDIGLFIPCAVRKPYSTSPSHKLFHALFGEVFPDKSKYHVVIFGTCGTVPAELELMYPFAHYHYMLGNVKDQKIKDDFLRIETARIAGYLEKTKDTYTHRIAYCIGLFRTAMEAAVQQTGIPVEIYPTNPMIDKLYDADCPFPEGSLSMQEYLNEFRNALCEMRDR is encoded by the coding sequence ATGCGCCCGCCCGAGGACCCACAGGATCTGACCGACCCTCCGTTTTATCTTCCGCAGTTTGAGGAAGCATATCAGTATATTATCAATGAATATTATGTCGCTCCAAGAGACATCGGGCTCTTTATCCCCTGTGCTGTACGAAAACCTTATAGTACAAGTCCAAGCCATAAGCTGTTTCACGCATTATTTGGCGAAGTGTTTCCGGATAAATCAAAGTATCATGTGGTGATCTTTGGGACCTGCGGAACGGTTCCGGCTGAACTTGAACTGATGTATCCGTTTGCCCACTATCATTATATGCTTGGGAACGTGAAGGATCAGAAGATAAAAGACGATTTTCTCAGGATCGAGACGGCACGTATCGCCGGTTATCTGGAAAAGACGAAGGATACCTATACGCACAGGATAGCCTACTGCATTGGACTTTTTAGAACGGCAATGGAGGCTGCAGTCCAACAGACCGGTATTCCTGTCGAGATCTATCCGACAAACCCGATGATCGACAAACTGTATGATGCCGACTGCCCGTTTCCGGAAGGCAGCCTTTCCATGCAGGAGTATCTTAACGAGTTCAGGAATGCCCTCTGCGAGATGCGGGACAGATAG
- a CDS encoding PspC domain-containing protein, whose protein sequence is MVLETFHRSQTDKLLAGVCGGVAEYIKAPTWLVRIIWVVLTFIPYLTVPSILIYILMWIFVPVGPKALDPNVVDAEFKVKE, encoded by the coding sequence ATGGTACTCGAAACATTTCATCGGTCACAGACCGATAAACTTCTTGCCGGCGTCTGCGGAGGGGTTGCTGAATACATAAAGGCCCCAACCTGGCTTGTCCGGATAATCTGGGTAGTTCTGACGTTCATCCCCTACCTCACGGTCCCAAGCATTCTGATCTATATTCTGATGTGGATCTTTGTCCCGGTCGGTCCAAAAGCCCTTGACCCGAACGTAGTCGATGCAGAGTTCAAAGTAAAGGAATAA
- a CDS encoding HesA/MoeB/ThiF family protein — MNERYARQESLLGKMGQEKLSDTTVFIAGAGGLGSPASMYLAAVGIGSIRICDMDVIELSNMNRQILHTEDRIGTSKAESAKITLESLNPECNVTAFSERIDESSVLRLIGDADIIVDCMDNFAARFVLNKVALELDIPLMHGAVAGFTGQATLVIPGKTPCLSCIFQNANTTTKTPVLGAAAGVIGSIEAAEVVKYLTGTGSTLAGKLLLYDGAENSMEIFTVKKSPRCPMCATL, encoded by the coding sequence ATGAATGAGCGGTACGCCAGACAGGAATCCCTTCTGGGGAAAATGGGTCAGGAAAAACTAAGCGATACGACTGTGTTCATCGCCGGAGCGGGAGGGCTGGGTTCTCCCGCATCCATGTACCTCGCCGCGGTCGGGATCGGCAGCATCCGGATCTGCGATATGGACGTGATCGAGCTCTCGAACATGAACCGGCAGATCCTCCACACTGAAGACAGGATCGGGACCTCCAAAGCCGAATCAGCGAAAATAACACTCGAGTCCCTGAATCCTGAGTGTAATGTCACGGCATTTTCCGAGAGGATCGACGAATCCTCTGTTCTCCGGCTGATTGGGGACGCCGATATCATCGTCGACTGTATGGATAATTTTGCTGCCAGATTCGTTTTGAACAAAGTGGCCCTGGAACTGGATATCCCGCTGATGCACGGAGCGGTCGCAGGATTCACGGGTCAGGCGACCCTGGTCATCCCGGGAAAAACCCCCTGTCTTTCCTGTATTTTCCAGAATGCAAATACCACGACCAAAACACCGGTCCTTGGAGCAGCAGCAGGCGTTATCGGGAGCATTGAAGCTGCGGAAGTCGTAAAATATCTCACCGGAACAGGCAGCACGCTTGCCGGGAAACTTCTGCTCTATGACGGGGCGGAAAACTCGATGGAGATCTTTACCGTCAAAAAGAGTCCGCGATGTCCTATGTGCGCAACCTTATAG
- a CDS encoding TfuA-related McrA-glycine thioamidation protein: MWRLNVVVFIGPSLDLVTAGSILPDAVFLPPVKRGAAAAAAENADIMVIIDGVFFQDEAVGHRELLGVMKSGVKVYGSSSMGALRASELDTLGMTGIGKIYHQYKSGEIIADDEVGLVYDTETGIALSEPMVNIRAGFSKALLDGVITKEEETSLLKACKAIYYPDRTYRRVIKDADISGETKTTLLSWIKDNAVDQKRLDAIECLNAVRALL; this comes from the coding sequence GTGTGGAGATTGAACGTCGTCGTCTTCATCGGTCCTAGTCTTGATCTGGTAACTGCCGGATCGATCCTTCCGGACGCAGTTTTTTTACCGCCGGTAAAACGCGGAGCTGCTGCTGCCGCGGCAGAAAATGCGGATATCATGGTCATCATAGACGGGGTCTTTTTTCAGGATGAGGCAGTTGGTCATCGGGAACTTCTCGGCGTGATGAAGTCCGGAGTGAAAGTCTACGGCTCATCATCTATGGGGGCGCTTCGTGCCTCCGAGCTGGACACGCTTGGGATGACCGGTATTGGAAAGATCTATCACCAGTATAAATCCGGGGAGATCATCGCCGATGACGAGGTCGGACTCGTGTATGATACGGAAACAGGGATCGCTCTTTCCGAACCCATGGTAAATATCCGGGCAGGTTTTTCAAAAGCCCTTTTGGACGGGGTCATTACCAAAGAAGAAGAAACATCGCTTCTCAAGGCCTGCAAAGCGATCTATTATCCTGACCGGACATACCGGCGGGTCATCAAAGATGCAGATATCTCCGGAGAAACAAAAACAACGCTGTTGTCCTGGATCAAAGATAATGCCGTTGACCAGAAACGCCTTGACGCGATCGAGTGTCTGAACGCCGTGAGGGCTCTCTTATGA
- a CDS encoding YcaO-related McrA-glycine thioamidation protein → MIELQSSPKVYTGWTERSCTPEDTLKRIEQFVPEAGITRVADITDLDRIGIPVYSCIRPTAADGAISVYNGKGGTPAEARVAGIMEGIERYSAEAIPRDIANLPYSSIRKTETAVDPKDLILPHTTDANLEIPWVEGWDITNNESVKVPLCAVIHPNPFSYPTLFRTSSNGIASGNTLEEALFYALTEVIERDAWSLVETTRNTGPKLTDLPPKAAEMLAKFTAAGVEVTLRDITSDVGIPTIAAVSDDIELKDSRLLTIGMGTHTNPEIAMIRALSEVAQSRATQIHGAREDATLAQFREMMGYDRVKRMNAYWFKGDEYQSAAEIQNNASNDFKTDIELIVKNLAVVGLDRVIVFDLTDPVLQIPVVRVVVPGLECFTIDNERRGQRCVEIERRRLHRS, encoded by the coding sequence ATGATAGAACTGCAGTCGTCTCCCAAAGTTTACACCGGCTGGACCGAACGGAGCTGCACACCTGAAGATACCCTTAAGCGGATCGAACAGTTCGTTCCGGAGGCAGGCATAACCCGTGTTGCCGACATCACCGACCTTGACCGGATCGGGATCCCCGTATACTCCTGCATCCGTCCGACAGCTGCCGACGGGGCGATCTCTGTCTACAACGGGAAAGGCGGGACCCCTGCCGAAGCCAGAGTCGCCGGGATCATGGAAGGCATCGAGCGATACTCGGCAGAAGCGATACCCCGGGACATCGCAAATCTTCCCTACAGCAGTATTCGAAAAACAGAAACTGCCGTTGACCCGAAGGATCTGATCCTTCCGCATACAACAGATGCCAATCTCGAGATCCCCTGGGTCGAAGGGTGGGACATCACCAATAATGAATCGGTCAAAGTCCCGCTCTGCGCCGTCATCCACCCAAACCCGTTCAGCTATCCAACACTCTTTCGAACCAGTTCAAACGGCATCGCGTCCGGAAACACGCTGGAAGAGGCACTCTTCTATGCACTTACCGAAGTGATCGAGCGTGACGCCTGGTCACTCGTCGAAACGACCAGAAATACCGGACCAAAACTCACCGACCTCCCGCCAAAAGCCGCGGAGATGCTCGCAAAATTCACGGCCGCCGGGGTCGAAGTGACCCTCCGGGACATCACCTCGGATGTCGGGATCCCGACGATCGCTGCTGTTTCTGATGATATCGAACTCAAAGATTCCCGGCTTCTGACGATAGGTATGGGGACCCACACCAATCCGGAGATCGCGATGATCAGAGCCCTTTCCGAGGTTGCCCAGAGCAGAGCGACCCAGATCCACGGAGCACGCGAGGATGCGACCCTTGCCCAGTTCCGCGAGATGATGGGGTATGACCGGGTCAAACGGATGAATGCCTACTGGTTCAAAGGCGACGAGTATCAGTCCGCAGCCGAGATCCAAAACAATGCATCGAACGATTTCAAGACCGACATCGAACTGATCGTGAAAAATCTCGCGGTCGTCGGACTTGACCGTGTCATCGTATTCGATCTCACCGACCCGGTTCTGCAGATACCTGTCGTGAGAGTCGTTGTTCCGGGTCTTGAATGTTTTACCATCGACAACGAACGCAGAGGACAGAGGTGTGTGGAGATTGAACGTCGTCGTCTTCATCGGTCCTAG
- the msrB gene encoding peptide-methionine (R)-S-oxide reductase MsrB: MTMENNRKSKENDEISVIYFAGGCFWGMEKLMQSIPGVIRTTVGYANGKSDQVPDYQVVSTGRSGYRETVRVEYDPGKISLDALLFSYFRVIDPTLENRQGNDRGTQYQTGIYYVDDSSKETVMRIAEIERERHPAFKVEIGPLTSFYDAEEYHQKYLDKNPGGYCHIGANEFKEATEMIVDPGKYQRPKKEKIAEILDKTAFSVTQKGDTEPAFQNAFWDRHEKGIYVDVVTGEPLFTSSDKYQSSCGWPAFSKSIDDNTIIPLEDNSFGMKRTEVKSRSGNSHLGHVFSGDRESPSGTRYCINSASLRFIPYAEMEKEGYGYLKSKVN, translated from the coding sequence ATGACGATGGAAAATAACCGGAAATCCAAAGAAAATGACGAAATATCGGTGATCTATTTTGCCGGAGGATGTTTTTGGGGAATGGAAAAACTGATGCAGTCGATTCCGGGGGTGATCCGGACGACGGTCGGCTATGCGAACGGGAAATCAGACCAGGTCCCGGATTACCAGGTCGTCTCTACCGGGCGGTCAGGCTACCGCGAGACGGTGCGGGTGGAGTATGATCCGGGAAAGATCAGTCTTGATGCCCTGCTTTTTTCGTATTTCCGGGTGATAGATCCCACCCTTGAAAACAGACAGGGAAACGACCGGGGCACGCAGTATCAGACCGGCATCTACTATGTCGATGACTCGTCGAAAGAGACGGTCATGCGGATCGCAGAGATCGAACGGGAGAGGCATCCGGCGTTCAAAGTGGAGATCGGTCCGCTGACTTCCTTTTATGATGCAGAAGAGTATCATCAGAAGTATCTGGATAAAAATCCCGGAGGGTACTGTCATATAGGTGCGAACGAGTTTAAGGAGGCGACCGAAATGATCGTCGATCCGGGAAAATATCAGCGTCCGAAAAAGGAGAAGATCGCTGAGATCTTAGACAAGACCGCGTTTTCCGTGACGCAGAAAGGCGATACGGAACCGGCGTTTCAGAATGCGTTCTGGGACCGGCACGAGAAAGGGATCTATGTGGATGTCGTGACCGGCGAACCGCTGTTCACCTCATCCGACAAGTATCAGAGCTCCTGCGGCTGGCCGGCATTTTCGAAAAGTATCGATGATAACACGATCATCCCCCTGGAAGACAACTCGTTTGGGATGAAGCGGACCGAAGTGAAGAGCAGGTCCGGGAATTCCCATCTCGGGCATGTTTTTTCCGGGGACCGTGAATCACCGAGCGGCACGCGGTATTGTATTAACAGTGCATCTTTACGGTTCATCCCGTATGCTGAGATGGAAAAGGAGGGATACGGGTACCTGAAGAGCAAGGTCAACTGA
- a CDS encoding molybdopterin molybdotransferase MoeA — MSKKSHALTSYPEAMEAIFHAKDPRRSVTIPLTEAAGKILAEPVYARFSVPEIALGAVDGFAVQSCQTADASQNNPIYLTEWKRCNTGNPVPGEFDAVIRVESSVIDPSDRLVVTAPIAQNKNIRLPGEDAVSGELILPAGAGIRPMDIAALGTYGIREVTVKSVKICIIPSGSELIPLGSDPLGGEIIDSNTPMAEAYLKYLGAEASRTHIVPDDYQEIEKAVKAAVKDADIVIISAGTSAGTEDYTEKVIKDLGTLVFHGIALNPGRPALFGLIDEKPVFGMPGYPAAAQTFLRAIIAPLLIKWGIKPLASEETLPVRLGNSFESTASMENYSRFSVGKIGDEYVAISQPSWSSVQKTTVQSNALIVNPFGAGTFHAGDVVPAIIRCSREELNSTILIAGAYERIFEHLSNLAKKQGITLRYGDRDPNSALFHLKNASTHLSCFVGTDTLPLGDFISVPLAVSPKGETIYLVHRTDVPENDLINTLFTLTAHDEFVKGATALGYHVI; from the coding sequence ATGTCCAAAAAATCACATGCATTGACCTCGTATCCGGAGGCAATGGAGGCAATTTTTCACGCCAAAGATCCAAGGAGGTCAGTAACTATACCCTTGACTGAGGCTGCTGGAAAAATACTTGCAGAACCGGTATATGCCCGTTTTTCTGTACCTGAAATTGCTCTTGGAGCAGTTGACGGTTTTGCAGTTCAGAGTTGTCAAACTGCTGACGCATCGCAAAACAATCCCATATATCTGACCGAATGGAAACGATGCAACACAGGAAACCCGGTTCCAGGGGAATTTGATGCGGTGATCCGGGTTGAGTCTTCGGTCATTGACCCGTCAGACAGGCTTGTTGTTACTGCTCCAATCGCTCAAAATAAAAATATCAGGCTTCCTGGAGAGGATGCAGTTTCCGGAGAACTGATTCTTCCTGCCGGAGCAGGTATCCGACCAATGGACATAGCAGCGCTTGGAACCTACGGTATACGTGAAGTCACCGTCAAATCAGTGAAAATATGTATCATCCCTTCCGGCTCGGAACTCATCCCTCTTGGATCGGACCCGCTCGGCGGAGAAATCATCGATAGCAATACACCGATGGCGGAAGCTTATCTGAAATACTTGGGAGCTGAAGCTTCCAGAACGCACATCGTTCCTGATGATTATCAGGAGATCGAAAAAGCAGTAAAAGCAGCAGTCAAAGATGCTGATATAGTTATCATCTCTGCCGGGACCTCGGCGGGTACTGAAGATTACACGGAAAAAGTCATCAAAGATCTTGGAACGCTCGTATTCCATGGAATCGCCCTCAATCCCGGAAGACCAGCACTGTTTGGTCTGATTGACGAAAAACCGGTCTTTGGGATGCCGGGATATCCGGCAGCAGCTCAGACATTTCTCCGGGCGATAATTGCCCCACTTCTGATAAAATGGGGTATCAAACCTTTAGCTTCTGAAGAGACACTCCCCGTTAGACTCGGCAACTCATTTGAGTCCACTGCATCAATGGAAAACTACAGTCGATTTTCCGTTGGAAAAATCGGTGATGAATATGTCGCAATTTCACAGCCGTCTTGGTCCAGTGTACAGAAAACGACGGTCCAGTCCAATGCGTTGATCGTAAATCCCTTTGGGGCAGGTACATTCCATGCTGGTGATGTGGTCCCGGCAATCATTCGATGCAGCAGAGAAGAACTCAACTCCACCATCCTGATTGCCGGAGCATATGAGCGGATTTTTGAACATCTGAGTAATTTAGCGAAGAAACAGGGAATTACACTCAGGTATGGAGATCGTGACCCGAATTCTGCTCTTTTCCATCTGAAAAATGCCAGCACCCATCTCAGCTGTTTTGTCGGGACAGATACCTTACCGCTAGGAGATTTTATCTCTGTACCGCTTGCGGTATCTCCAAAGGGTGAAACAATTTACCTTGTACATAGAACCGATGTTCCCGAAAACGATCTGATAAATACGCTTTTTACTCTTACTGCGCATGATGAATTTGTAAAAGGAGCTACTGCTCTGGGGTATCATGTCATATAA
- a CDS encoding bifunctional 2-polyprenyl-6-hydroxyphenol methylase/3-demethylubiquinol 3-O-methyltransferase UbiG gives MSYNIPDYVKLWDDMIERSSAQKRTTRDDSLSFWDDPVNVDNFVHRLQYNDRTRIEHQLSSMQIPQGSSVLDIGSGPGTLAVPLAQSGCSVTVVEPSLLMVNAMEKYRTLVGSRPIRVIQKEWESAQPDEIGTHDYVIASLSLMMGNIRESLLKMNTAATHAVHLFWFLVPPSFSRGNCDLWPLLHGEPYCYEPTADMLWNVLFQLGIHANLIVETKKSGSNYHGIDELRLDYYTRLLAKTDEQKEIVNKYLEERMIKTEQGCAMPGNAKTAHIWWEK, from the coding sequence ATGTCATATAATATACCTGATTATGTCAAGCTCTGGGATGACATGATCGAACGTTCCTCTGCACAAAAACGAACGACCCGTGATGATTCCCTGAGTTTTTGGGATGATCCCGTAAACGTAGACAACTTTGTGCACCGACTTCAGTATAATGACCGGACCAGGATCGAGCATCAGTTATCTTCGATGCAGATTCCCCAAGGTTCGTCAGTATTGGATATTGGATCGGGACCCGGCACCCTTGCGGTACCTCTTGCTCAGTCCGGTTGCTCGGTAACGGTTGTAGAACCCTCTCTTCTTATGGTGAATGCTATGGAGAAATACCGGACTCTGGTAGGCTCACGGCCAATCCGCGTGATCCAAAAAGAATGGGAATCCGCACAACCTGATGAGATTGGAACGCATGACTATGTGATCGCTTCTCTCTCCCTCATGATGGGAAATATTCGGGAATCGTTGCTGAAAATGAATACTGCAGCGACCCATGCAGTACATCTCTTCTGGTTTCTGGTTCCTCCTTCGTTTTCACGTGGGAACTGCGACCTCTGGCCGCTCCTGCACGGTGAACCTTATTGCTATGAACCAACAGCTGACATGCTCTGGAATGTATTGTTCCAGCTTGGCATTCATGCAAATCTCATCGTCGAAACAAAGAAGAGCGGATCGAATTACCACGGTATCGATGAACTCAGACTGGACTATTATACCCGGCTTCTCGCGAAAACAGATGAACAGAAGGAGATCGTGAACAAATATCTGGAGGAACGGATGATAAAAACGGAACAGGGATGTGCCATGCCTGGAAACGCCAAGACTGCACATATCTGGTGGGAAAAATAA
- a CDS encoding tetratricopeptide repeat protein, with the protein MTDSTHTDDPDYWFSSGERERDAGNLRQAQLCFERATVLDPYNAVYWSELGLVMNENDKSGYDALRCIRHALELDSRCAAIWCAKGVVLFRQGDPEAAVVAFQRATNLNPHEADYWMNLGLAYAALEEYKHALLAFEIGIEIVPTDSSFWERKGTVLLALGEKERAEHCLANARRFC; encoded by the coding sequence ATGACTGATTCAACACACACGGATGATCCAGACTACTGGTTTTCCTCAGGCGAACGCGAACGTGATGCAGGGAACCTTCGTCAGGCACAGTTGTGTTTCGAGCGGGCAACGGTACTTGATCCGTACAATGCCGTGTACTGGTCTGAGTTAGGGCTCGTGATGAATGAGAATGATAAATCCGGATATGATGCTCTTCGCTGTATCCGCCATGCTCTTGAACTTGATTCGAGGTGTGCTGCGATCTGGTGTGCAAAAGGAGTTGTCCTCTTTCGTCAGGGGGATCCCGAAGCTGCGGTTGTGGCATTTCAGCGGGCAACGAATCTAAATCCTCACGAGGCCGATTACTGGATGAATCTCGGACTTGCCTATGCAGCTCTCGAAGAGTACAAACATGCCCTTCTGGCATTTGAGATCGGTATCGAAATTGTGCCGACCGATTCCAGCTTCTGGGAAAGGAAAGGAACGGTTCTTCTTGCACTTGGTGAGAAGGAGCGGGCAGAACACTGTTTAGCGAATGCCCGACGCTTTTGCTAA
- the ribE gene encoding 6,7-dimethyl-8-ribityllumazine synthase: MSMKVYEGNLVSKNIKVGIVAARFNEFIVSKLVGGALDGLKRHDVLENDIEIAWVPGAFEIPLIAAKMAESKKYDAVICLGAVIRGSTSHYDYVCNEVTKGIATVSLKSGIPVMFGVLTTDNLEQAIERAGSKVGNKGYDAAVGAIEMVNVIREIGC, translated from the coding sequence ATTAGTATGAAAGTTTACGAAGGAAATCTGGTTTCAAAAAATATCAAAGTAGGCATCGTTGCAGCAAGATTCAATGAGTTCATCGTATCGAAGTTAGTTGGAGGGGCTCTTGACGGTCTCAAGAGACATGATGTTCTGGAAAATGACATTGAGATCGCCTGGGTCCCGGGAGCCTTCGAGATCCCGCTGATCGCGGCAAAGATGGCAGAGTCAAAGAAGTATGATGCAGTCATTTGTCTGGGTGCCGTGATTCGCGGTTCAACCAGTCACTATGATTATGTCTGTAACGAGGTCACCAAAGGTATAGCTACGGTGTCTCTGAAGTCCGGAATCCCGGTCATGTTTGGTGTTTTAACGACAGACAATCTTGAGCAGGCAATAGAACGAGCCGGATCAAAAGTCGGAAACAAAGGTTATGATGCGGCGGTCGGTGCAATCGAGATGGTGAACGTTATCAGAGAAATCGGCTGCTGA
- the ribB gene encoding 3,4-dihydroxy-2-butanone-4-phosphate synthase has product MFAFNSIEEALDSLRNGEMIIVTDDENRENEGDLICAAEHATTKNVNFMAKYGRGLICMPMSRKLVEKLCLPPMVTKNTDNHETAFTVSIDHVDTSTGISAVERGITARKCVEIDAKPEDFRRPGHMFPLQAKDNGVFEREGHTEATVDLMKLAGLKEAGLCCEIMADNGEMMRTPDLIRMAQQYGMTFVTIQDLQAYRKRLEESALAVEQKKMSPMDC; this is encoded by the coding sequence ATGTTTGCCTTTAACTCGATCGAAGAAGCCCTGGACTCGCTCAGGAATGGAGAGATGATCATCGTCACTGATGATGAAAACCGAGAGAATGAAGGGGATCTGATTTGTGCCGCTGAACACGCCACAACGAAGAATGTCAACTTCATGGCAAAATACGGCAGAGGACTGATCTGCATGCCGATGAGCAGAAAACTTGTCGAAAAACTCTGTCTCCCGCCAATGGTGACGAAGAACACCGACAATCATGAAACGGCATTTACGGTCTCTATCGATCATGTCGATACCAGTACCGGCATTTCAGCGGTCGAACGGGGTATCACCGCACGAAAGTGTGTTGAGATTGATGCAAAACCCGAAGACTTCCGAAGACCAGGACACATGTTCCCGCTCCAGGCAAAAGACAACGGTGTTTTCGAACGCGAAGGGCATACCGAAGCGACTGTTGATCTCATGAAACTTGCTGGTCTCAAAGAGGCAGGACTCTGCTGTGAGATTATGGCGGATAATGGTGAGATGATGCGGACTCCTGATCTTATCCGGATGGCACAACAGTACGGCATGACGTTTGTCACGATTCAGGATCTTCAGGCCTACCGGAAAAGACTGGAAGAATCCGCTCTCGCAGTTGAACAAAAAAAGATGAGTCCCATGGATTGTTAA
- a CDS encoding riboflavin synthase: MFTGIVEEIGTVTRIKKGQNSSVLSIQGSRIFEDLNMGDSVAVNGVCLTVSRLDTQSFDADTTSETLARTSLGTLKPGSNVNLERAMSSNGRFGGHIVTGHVDGTGTISGIRRDDRTIWVTFSAGPEIMKYIIEKGSIAVDGISLTVASVNSDSFSVAIIPHTEKSTTLLSKTQGESVNLECDMIGKYVERFITRMKNKEPQKCVITEEYLTKAGF; encoded by the coding sequence ATGTTTACCGGAATCGTAGAAGAGATCGGCACTGTGACCCGAATCAAAAAAGGTCAGAACTCTTCAGTCCTTTCCATCCAGGGAAGCAGGATCTTTGAAGACCTGAATATGGGAGACAGTGTTGCAGTAAACGGTGTCTGTCTTACAGTAAGCAGACTCGACACACAAAGTTTTGACGCGGACACGACAAGCGAGACACTTGCCAGGACATCTCTTGGAACGTTGAAACCAGGCAGTAATGTGAATCTTGAGCGTGCGATGTCGTCGAACGGCCGCTTTGGAGGACACATCGTCACCGGTCATGTTGACGGTACCGGAACAATATCCGGGATCCGCCGTGATGATCGAACTATCTGGGTGACGTTTTCAGCAGGTCCGGAGATCATGAAATATATCATCGAAAAAGGATCCATCGCGGTAGACGGCATCAGTCTGACCGTAGCTTCGGTGAATTCGGACTCGTTCAGCGTCGCGATCATTCCCCATACCGAGAAATCCACGACCCTTCTCTCGAAAACACAAGGGGAATCAGTAAATCTGGAATGTGATATGATTGGAAAATATGTTGAACGGTTCATCACCCGGATGAAGAATAAAGAACCGCAGAAATGTGTGATAACCGAGGAATACCTCACCAAAGCAGGATTTTAG